A window of Aliarcobacter trophiarum LMG 25534 contains these coding sequences:
- a CDS encoding AraC family transcriptional regulator has product MKKETLEKRTKIANDIMYYIYTHIETNIDIEELSIDLGVSKFHMHRIFKEIFGRNIYESIKSIRLQKASNLLLTNRYSTISSIVNSCGYSSQSSFIKIFKERFGMSPKEWKQGGYKEYSNEIIKQSKIAMKSKANFENIIPTIVKQKSIESYYIRNRGYNKNIEDTWQKLQTWVLTNSIKSYKRAALFHDNPTITPLDECQYIACIIVDDDKNIRSDRVPKFKIAEGVYAKFDLKAKSEDLLPFIQWVYHEWLPKSEYETTTKPSFAIYESLDFIDLNDECEFSFYVSINY; this is encoded by the coding sequence AAAATAGCAAATGATATTATGTATTATATCTATACTCATATTGAGACAAACATTGATATAGAAGAGCTAAGTATTGATTTAGGTGTTAGTAAATTTCATATGCACCGTATTTTTAAAGAAATTTTTGGAAGAAATATATATGAGAGTATTAAATCTATAAGGCTTCAAAAAGCTTCAAATTTACTTCTTACAAATAGATACTCAACTATTTCAAGTATTGTAAACTCTTGTGGATACTCTTCTCAATCCTCTTTTATAAAAATTTTTAAAGAGCGATTTGGAATGAGTCCAAAAGAGTGGAAACAAGGTGGATATAAAGAGTACTCAAATGAGATTATAAAACAATCAAAAATTGCTATGAAGTCAAAAGCAAATTTTGAAAATATAATTCCTACAATAGTAAAACAAAAATCTATAGAGAGCTACTATATAAGAAATAGAGGTTATAACAAAAATATTGAAGATACTTGGCAAAAACTTCAAACTTGGGTTTTAACAAACAGTATAAAATCATATAAAAGAGCAGCTCTTTTTCATGATAATCCAACTATCACTCCACTTGATGAGTGTCAATATATAGCCTGTATAATTGTAGATGATGATAAAAACATAAGAAGTGATAGAGTTCCAAAGTTTAAAATTGCTGAGGGGGTTTACGCTAAATTTGATTTAAAAGCTAAAAGTGAAGATCTTCTACCTTTTATTCAGTGGGTTTATCATGAGTGGTTACCAAAAAGTGAATATGAAACAACAACCAAACCATCATTTGCAATTTATGAAAGCCTTGATTTTATTGATTTAAATGATGAGTGTGAATTTAGTTTTTATGTATCTATTAACTACTAA
- a CDS encoding GNAT family N-acetyltransferase → MSNTILYEINLENIQDSTTLNYIYNNKTDNYYLSSDFTKEFYITQAKAGFISTSIYIKDSFYLLPEIQFEYAVLDFKNLHISKKVEKLLNENSFRFVVNSDINLVLEKINSYHKDSWLCDRYRDLILDLYKNPDDDFEIYSVLLYYQDEIIAGEIGYKIKTTYTSLSGFSSKDRKFNNWGKLQLVLLAKYLEENGFSFWNLGHPYMQYKFDLGAKLYKREAFLRKWLKKISS, encoded by the coding sequence ATGTCAAACACTATTTTATATGAGATAAATTTAGAAAACATTCAAGATAGTACAACTTTAAACTATATTTATAACAACAAAACAGATAACTATTATCTTAGCTCAGATTTTACAAAAGAGTTCTATATTACTCAAGCAAAAGCTGGTTTTATATCAACTTCAATCTATATTAAAGATAGTTTCTATCTTCTTCCTGAGATTCAATTTGAGTATGCAGTATTAGATTTTAAAAATCTTCATATTAGTAAAAAAGTGGAGAAACTTTTAAATGAAAATAGTTTTAGATTTGTTGTAAATAGTGATATAAATCTAGTTTTAGAAAAAATCAACTCTTACCATAAAGATAGTTGGCTTTGTGATAGATATAGAGATTTGATTTTAGATTTATATAAAAATCCAGATGATGATTTTGAAATTTATTCGGTTTTATTATATTATCAAGATGAGATTATAGCTGGCGAAATAGGGTACAAAATTAAAACAACATATACCTCACTTAGTGGTTTTTCAAGTAAAGATAGAAAATTTAATAACTGGGGAAAACTTCAACTTGTTTTATTGGCAAAATATTTAGAAGAAAATGGGTTTAGTTTTTGGAATTTAGGACACCCTTATATGCAATATAAGTTTGATTTGGGTGCAAAACTGTATAAAAGAGAAGCTTTTTTAAGAAAATGGTTAAAGAAGATTAGTAGTTAA